A portion of the Pseudarthrobacter defluvii genome contains these proteins:
- a CDS encoding glucose-6-phosphate isomerase, translating to MSTLSYDATGAAQKALEQHLPALVEDRIATRIFAKDHTLWGPDAESESAIRLGWVEAATVSQPLVKDILELRDALRAEGVSRIVLCGMGGSSLAPEVIAGTAGVELTVLDSTDPDQVRAALADRLAQTAIVVSSKSGSTLETDSQRRIFEQAFTDAGVDAKSRIIIVTDPGSPLDKASREAGYRAVFNADPNVGGRYSALTAFGLVPSGLAGVDIQAFLDEAEEAAEILNDDAPENIGLALGTALGGTNPLRNKIVIAEDGSGIVGFADWAEQLIAESTGKLGTGILPVVAGPQAPEVTSGAPDVLVVRLVAADADVELGENQVAIAGGLATQMMVWEFATAVAGRLLGINPFDQPDVEAAKVAARGLLDAQPEPTPAAFVDGAIEVRGGDWLGDAATAEAAVKALLDTLASDSYLSVQAYFDRLAFAGLEGIRDELAATTGRPVTFGWGPRFLHSTGQFHKGGPAIGVFLQVTAAPAEDLGIPDRPFTFGELIAAQAAGDAQVLGEHGRPVLRLHLTDRAAGVAQLQDVVAALSTRASATEN from the coding sequence ATGAGCACTCTCAGCTACGACGCCACCGGCGCAGCGCAGAAGGCGCTTGAACAGCACCTTCCCGCCCTCGTTGAGGACCGAATTGCCACGCGGATATTCGCCAAGGACCACACGCTGTGGGGTCCCGACGCGGAGTCCGAATCGGCAATCCGGCTCGGATGGGTGGAGGCAGCCACAGTCTCCCAGCCCTTGGTCAAGGACATCCTGGAACTCCGTGATGCCCTGCGTGCCGAAGGAGTCAGCCGGATCGTGCTTTGCGGCATGGGCGGATCCTCGCTGGCCCCCGAGGTCATCGCAGGCACCGCCGGCGTCGAGCTGACAGTGCTGGACAGCACTGACCCGGACCAGGTCAGGGCTGCCCTCGCGGACCGGCTGGCCCAGACCGCCATCGTGGTCTCGTCCAAGTCCGGTTCCACCCTGGAGACCGATTCCCAGCGGCGAATCTTCGAACAGGCCTTCACCGATGCCGGCGTGGATGCCAAGAGCCGGATCATCATTGTCACGGACCCGGGGTCGCCGCTGGACAAGGCCTCCCGGGAGGCCGGCTACCGGGCCGTCTTCAACGCCGACCCCAACGTCGGCGGCCGCTACTCCGCCCTGACCGCGTTCGGCCTGGTCCCCTCCGGCCTGGCCGGCGTGGACATCCAGGCCTTCCTGGACGAGGCCGAGGAAGCTGCGGAAATCCTCAACGATGACGCACCCGAGAACATCGGGCTGGCCCTCGGTACCGCCCTGGGCGGTACCAATCCGTTGCGGAACAAGATCGTCATCGCCGAAGACGGGTCCGGCATCGTTGGCTTCGCCGACTGGGCGGAACAGCTCATCGCCGAATCAACCGGCAAGCTGGGCACCGGCATCCTTCCGGTGGTTGCAGGTCCGCAGGCCCCCGAGGTCACGTCGGGCGCGCCCGACGTCCTGGTGGTCCGGCTCGTGGCAGCGGACGCCGACGTCGAACTCGGCGAAAACCAGGTGGCCATCGCCGGCGGCCTCGCCACCCAGATGATGGTGTGGGAGTTCGCCACCGCCGTGGCCGGCCGCCTGCTCGGCATCAACCCCTTCGACCAGCCCGACGTCGAGGCCGCCAAGGTGGCAGCCCGCGGACTTCTGGACGCGCAGCCCGAACCCACTCCGGCCGCGTTCGTTGACGGCGCAATCGAGGTGCGCGGCGGCGACTGGCTCGGCGACGCCGCCACGGCGGAAGCTGCCGTCAAGGCTCTGCTGGACACGCTGGCCTCCGACAGCTACCTGAGCGTCCAGGCCTACTTTGACCGTCTGGCGTTCGCCGGGCTGGAGGGCATTCGTGACGAACTGGCCGCCACCACCGGCCGCCCGGTCACCTTCGGCTGGGGCCCGCGCTTCCTGCACTCCACCGGCCAGTTCCACAAGGGTGGTCCGGCCATTGGCGTCTTCCTCCAGGTCACCGCCGCTCCCGCCGAGGATCTGGGGATCCCGGACCGCCCGTTCACCTTCGGCGAGCTGATCGCCGCGCAGGCTGCAGGCGACGCCCAGGTCCTGGGCGAACACGGCCGTCCCGTGCTGCGCCTCCACCTCACTGACCGTGCCGCCGGTGTGGCCCAGCTGCAGGACGTCGTCGCTGCACTGTCCACCCGCGCATCCGCAACCGAAAACTAA